Part of the Candidatus Thiothrix putei genome, GTGCTGATGTGGCAGGGCTTGGGGTTATTGCCTACCGTTGCGTTGGCTATTTGGGTGGAGCTGGATCAGAATGATACGACTCTGTTCAATACGGAGACTTTGCTATTTGAGGGTTTGCCTATGGAAGTCATTTTTGCGGACTTCATGGGGATGTTTCTCTTTCTGTGGCTAGGGGTGTTTCTGGTAGTGTGTTTCTTGCACAATCGCCCATTCTGGTCATTATTCACACCTTTGCAGCGCCTTAGTTGGCGACGTGTATTGCACGGAGCCGTGGTCTTTGCTGCCATTTACCTGGCAGTGGGGGTGATAATGGAGTGGCTTTTTCCTACCCCAGCTAAGGATATTGAGTATGTGCTGCAACCCGGTAAGTTTCTGGCGTTTTTGCCGCTGGCACTGTT contains:
- a CDS encoding type II CAAX endopeptidase family protein; the encoded protein is MAYLDLVKLGKNHWWRYVLGVLLIVLMWQGLGLLPTVALAIWVELDQNDTTLFNTETLLFEGLPMEVIFADFMGMFLFLWLGVFLVVCFLHNRPFWSLFTPLQRLSWRRVLHGAVVFAAIYLAVGVIMEWLFPTPAKDIEYVLQPGKFLAFLPLALLLIPIQTSAEELLFRGYFMQGLGLIMNRWGVALVSSVLFALPHLLNPEVSDANLWIAFLPYWIIGLLLALITLRDGTLELALGVHASNNLTGQPHINSQSNKTLAR